Proteins found in one Apostichopus japonicus isolate 1M-3 chromosome 16, ASM3797524v1, whole genome shotgun sequence genomic segment:
- the LOC139983519 gene encoding uncharacterized protein: MSIHFLMGNQEFNETGENSKKGTKKRFLHDAELDETSHTTEEPSSESGRFEDLDTPGVSPVAHITSRHQETLTPRRISNRPTPVKNEDLYDLLSRLLQVGEENRRLNIENKHDIDRLKLEILQAAPSEAEEVVECFNKKLSTVLELNQFEQKLKDQPFRQKVTSYLTTYSGADPGKMVLAMMMAVTENSLAEQYSYAGKSKNGVAKLPFKGLYLNKCIYYAVKRRFQSTPDLRVLVKNGVESWLRSSPMRSKREQQQHNSTLESDSDAY; this comes from the exons ATGAGTATACATTTTCTGATGGGTAATCAGGAGTTCA ATGAAACTGGAGAAAACTCAAAGAAAGGAACCAAGAAACGTTTTCTACATGATGCCGAGTTGGACGAAACCAGTCACACTACAGAAGAACCCAGTTCTGAATCTG GAAGATTTGAAGATTTGGACACACCAGGGGTTTCACCAGTGGCACATATTACTAGTAGGCATCAAGAAACCTTAACACCGAGGCGTATCTCCAACCGGCCAACACCCGTGAAAAATGAAGACCTCTATG atTTACTCAGCAGATTACTGCAAGTGGGAGAGGAGAATAGAAGGCTTAACATAGAAAACAAGCATGACATTGATCGGTTGAAACTTGAGATCCTGCAAGCTGCTCCTAGTGAAGCAGAGGAAGTGGTTGAGTGCTTCAACAAAAAGCTGTCCACGGTTCTAGAATTGAACCAATTTGAACAGAAACTAAAGGATCAGCCCTTCAGGCAGAAAGTG ACCTCGTACTTAACAACATATTCGGGAGCAGACCCTGGAAAAATGGTCCTGGCCATGATGATGGCTGTCACCGAAAACTCTCTGGCTGAGCAGTACTCCTATGCTGGGAAGTCCAAGAATGGAGTTGCAAAACTACCGTTCAAGGGCTTGTACTTGAACAAGTGCATTTACT ATGCTGTGAAAAGAAGATTTCAAAGCACCCCAGACTTGAGGGTGCTGGTCAAAAATGGGGTGGAATCTTGGCTAAGATCCTCCCCGATGAGAAGCAAAAGGGAACAACAGCAGCACAACAGCACATTGGAGTCAGACTCAGATGCCTACTGA